In a single window of the Aphis gossypii isolate Hap1 unplaced genomic scaffold, ASM2018417v2 Contig00469, whole genome shotgun sequence genome:
- the LOC126554339 gene encoding serine/threonine-protein kinase fray2, with amino-acid sequence MQLNTETRDSNQEIKRLNTKLEEIDSYYKNKIDKLCTEMSNLKKYDKTVNFEDRSRNRDKSPYSGKSNYKGWNNYRENSPYPDRYNNNRYRDNSKDTYDNKGYRENSRDRDRSYSRERKNSYDRSKNRSKDRGNNSNTKQYSRENSRERYSRSITPEKYNITCYKCNKKGHYANDCHFSKNE; translated from the coding sequence ATGCAATTGAATACCGAAACTAGAGACAGTAACCAAGAAATTAAacgtttaaatacaaaattagaaGAAATAGACagttattataagaataaaattgataaattatgcaCCGAAATgagtaatttgaaaaaatatgacaaGACAGTAAATTTTGAAGATAGATCACGCAACAGAGATAAAAGTCCATATTCAggcaaatcaaattataaaggtTGGAACAATTATAGAGAAAATAGTCCTTACCCTGataggtataacaataatagataCAGAGATAATAGTAAAGATACATACGATAATAAAGGATACAGAGAGAACAGTAGAGATAGGGATAGGTCTTATTCAAGAGAGAGGAAAAACTCTTACGACAGGTCTAAAAATAGAAGCAAAGATCGtggaaataattcaaataccaAACAATACAGTAGGGAAAACAGTAGAGAAAGATACTCGAGATCTATAACGCcagagaaatataatataacatgttaCAAATGCAACAAAAAAGGACACTATGCAAATGACTgccatttttcaaaaaacgaaTAG
- the LOC126554334 gene encoding uncharacterized protein LOC126554334 → MSTLVADKIKNHLGRYLITPNDTRWNALYDSLSFIVSHFDEVENICTDIQLPCLSKPQKTDFLNEYCKVMKPIAKALDILQGETYISIGYLLPTLTAVKKSLNQLLLHGNLKYCKPLVEVLISGLKKRFDTNFESSDMKLAATLEPKFKWNWAEVEMVNELKECLKARLSELIAENTECIMNDKTNEVTYDDFLHFDAIENPETDKLQNLYNEYSNSSPKLPLKSFSEEIQKLYIKYNTSIPSSAHVERLFSAGGQLFDERHGSMSDENFEMSLLLKFNKYFE, encoded by the exons atgagtACATTAGTGgcagataaaattaaaaatcatctaGGTCGATATTTAATCACGCCAAATGATACACG ttGGAATGCTTTATATGACTCTTTGAGTTTTATTGTGAGCCACTTTGATGAAGTAGAGAATATTTGTACTGATATTCAGTTGCCTTGCCTAAGTAAACCACAAAAAACAGATTTTTTGAACGAATATtgcaaa GTTATGAAACCTATTGCAAAAGCTTTAGATATACTGCAAGGAGAAACATATATTTCTATTGGTTATCTTCTCCCTACATTAACAGctgtaaaaaaatcattaaatcaaCTTTTATTGCATGGAAACCTAAAATATTGCAAGCCATTAGTTGAAGTGCTGATCAGTGGATTAAAAAAACG gtTTGATACAAATTTTGAATCTTCAGACATGAAATTAGCTGCTACTTTAGAACCAAAGTTTAAGTGGAATTGGGCTGAAGTAGAAATGGTCAATGAGTTGAAAGAATGTTTAAAAGCAAGATTGTCTGAGCTAATTGCAGAAAATACTGAATGTATTATGAATGATAAAACCAATGAAGTCACATATGatgattttttacatttcGATGCTATAGAAAATCCAGAAACAGATaaacttcaaaatttatataatgaatattcaaACTCTTCTCCTAAACTaccattaaaatcattttctgaagaaatacaaaaattatatattaagtataatacaagtatTCCCTCTAGTGCTCACGTCGAGAGACTTTTTAGTGCAGGAGGCCAATTGTTCGATGAAAGGCATGGGTCTATGTCCgatgaaaattttgaaatgtcacttctgttaaaatttaacaaatattttgaataa
- the LOC114124800 gene encoding uncharacterized protein LOC114124800 isoform X2 gives MDLDIINHDHNYFGVQEPVVDHNEPLLPVAVARPQSYTVVLGIQRGTEIIRDNLGFMYYKNKVTDTKIYLSCYEKKLEGQCHATAHISSDRNDNRLTLSKRHFHGVREFDLNVPLLRQEITKRALEKTINSYSPRGIYMQTIANFPEAAENYTFLQSVERMRRLRRTFFPQTPRNMANLHDLLMAADNECFAMTLQNPPNRFYQGPLLVEGTVSGVIFCNVANINLIAPDLRNVRVAGCDGTFKTVPKFLENDAYQLFSFQVVFKDVSFPLVHALLIGKTQQIYVELLHYIRNVLPLNYDQLTIITDFEQGLINAVNVVFPESKHQGCYFHYCQAVIRYARNKRNNLFQLFKADNNAARVLRMILALPYLPATQIGDFFPSMEDGFNCIVEYVNQFPYLALQLNQFMFNYIWDYWFITMGPAAVTVFNQDIRTNNYVESYHASLLRLIKPHPKVWEFLKKERKVIH, from the exons ATGGATCttg ACATCATCAATCATGATCACAATTATTTTGGCGTACAAGAACCCGTTGTCGATCATAAtg aaCCTCTGCTTCCGGTTGCCGTAGCAAGACCACAGTCCTACACTGTAGTTTTAGGCATTCAAAGAGGCACAGAAATTATAAGGGATAATCTTGGGTTCATGTACTATAAGAACAAAGTAACAGATACTAAAAT ttaCTTGTCatgttacgaaaaaaaattggaaggACAGTGCCATGCAACTGCTCATATATCTTCGGACCGCAACGATAATAGGTTGACACTATCAAAACGCCATTTTCATGGTGTCAGGGAATTTGACCTCAATGTTCCACTGCTTCGACAAGAAATAACTAAAAGAGCATTAGagaaaactataaattcatattctcCACGGGGAATTTATATGCAAACAATTGCAAa TTTTCCAGAGGCTGCAGAGAATTATACATTTCTACAGAGTGTAGAGAGGATGCGGCGTTTAAGACGAACGTTTTTCCCTCAGACACCACGAAACATGGCAAATTTGCACGATTTATTGATGGCTGCTGATAATGAGTGTTTTGCAATGACACTACAAAATCCCCCTAACAg GTTTTATCAAGGTCCATTGCTGGTAGAGGGAACCGTGAGTGGTGTCATTTTTTGTAATGTagccaatataaatttaattgcacCAGATTTGAGAAAT gTCCGAGTAGCAGGATGTGATGGAACATTTAAGACCGTTccaaaatttttagaaaatgacgCCTACCAGTTATTTTCTTTCCAAGTTGTATTCAAGGATGTT AGCTTCCCTTTAGTTCATGCCCTTCTAATTGGAAAAACTCAACAAATTTATGTTGAGTTACTTCATTACATTAGAAATGTGCTTCCATTAAATTATGATCAGCTCACAATTATTACTGATTTTGAGCAAGGGCTAATCAATGCAGTAAATGTAGTTTTCCCAGAAAGTAAACACCAAGGGTGTTACTTTCATTACTGTCAA gCAGTAATCAGATATGCCAGAAACAAGAGGAACAACTTGTTTCAATTGTTCAAAGCTGACAATAATGCTGCTCGTGTGCTTCGAAtg ATTTTAGCATTACCATATTTACCTGCTACACAAATTGGTGATTTTTTTCCTTCAATGGAGGATGGTTTTAATTGCATAGTTGAATATGTAAACCAATTCCCATATTTGGCATTACAATTAAACCAATTTATGTTCAATTACATTTGGGATTATTGGTTTATAACAATGGGACCAGCAGCTGTAACAGTATTCAACCAGGACATTAGGACTAACAACTATGTAGAGAGCTACCATGCTTCGTTGCTAAGGCTGATAAAGCCTCATCCCAAAGTTTGGGAGTttctaa aaAAGGAGAGAAAAGTTATACATTGA
- the LOC114124800 gene encoding uncharacterized protein LOC114124800 isoform X1: MISRFTSKCIHNNSKGCYKNCFWYCLDIINHDHNYFGVQEPVVDHNEPLLPVAVARPQSYTVVLGIQRGTEIIRDNLGFMYYKNKVTDTKIYLSCYEKKLEGQCHATAHISSDRNDNRLTLSKRHFHGVREFDLNVPLLRQEITKRALEKTINSYSPRGIYMQTIANFPEAAENYTFLQSVERMRRLRRTFFPQTPRNMANLHDLLMAADNECFAMTLQNPPNRFYQGPLLVEGTVSGVIFCNVANINLIAPDLRNVRVAGCDGTFKTVPKFLENDAYQLFSFQVVFKDVSFPLVHALLIGKTQQIYVELLHYIRNVLPLNYDQLTIITDFEQGLINAVNVVFPESKHQGCYFHYCQAVIRYARNKRNNLFQLFKADNNAARVLRMILALPYLPATQIGDFFPSMEDGFNCIVEYVNQFPYLALQLNQFMFNYIWDYWFITMGPAAVTVFNQDIRTNNYVESYHASLLRLIKPHPKVWEFLKKERKVIH, translated from the exons ATGATAAGTAGGTTTACCTCTAAATGTATTCACAATAATTCAAAAGGTTGTTATAAGAATTGTTTCTGGTACTGTTTAGACATCATCAATCATGATCACAATTATTTTGGCGTACAAGAACCCGTTGTCGATCATAAtg aaCCTCTGCTTCCGGTTGCCGTAGCAAGACCACAGTCCTACACTGTAGTTTTAGGCATTCAAAGAGGCACAGAAATTATAAGGGATAATCTTGGGTTCATGTACTATAAGAACAAAGTAACAGATACTAAAAT ttaCTTGTCatgttacgaaaaaaaattggaaggACAGTGCCATGCAACTGCTCATATATCTTCGGACCGCAACGATAATAGGTTGACACTATCAAAACGCCATTTTCATGGTGTCAGGGAATTTGACCTCAATGTTCCACTGCTTCGACAAGAAATAACTAAAAGAGCATTAGagaaaactataaattcatattctcCACGGGGAATTTATATGCAAACAATTGCAAa TTTTCCAGAGGCTGCAGAGAATTATACATTTCTACAGAGTGTAGAGAGGATGCGGCGTTTAAGACGAACGTTTTTCCCTCAGACACCACGAAACATGGCAAATTTGCACGATTTATTGATGGCTGCTGATAATGAGTGTTTTGCAATGACACTACAAAATCCCCCTAACAg GTTTTATCAAGGTCCATTGCTGGTAGAGGGAACCGTGAGTGGTGTCATTTTTTGTAATGTagccaatataaatttaattgcacCAGATTTGAGAAAT gTCCGAGTAGCAGGATGTGATGGAACATTTAAGACCGTTccaaaatttttagaaaatgacgCCTACCAGTTATTTTCTTTCCAAGTTGTATTCAAGGATGTT AGCTTCCCTTTAGTTCATGCCCTTCTAATTGGAAAAACTCAACAAATTTATGTTGAGTTACTTCATTACATTAGAAATGTGCTTCCATTAAATTATGATCAGCTCACAATTATTACTGATTTTGAGCAAGGGCTAATCAATGCAGTAAATGTAGTTTTCCCAGAAAGTAAACACCAAGGGTGTTACTTTCATTACTGTCAA gCAGTAATCAGATATGCCAGAAACAAGAGGAACAACTTGTTTCAATTGTTCAAAGCTGACAATAATGCTGCTCGTGTGCTTCGAAtg ATTTTAGCATTACCATATTTACCTGCTACACAAATTGGTGATTTTTTTCCTTCAATGGAGGATGGTTTTAATTGCATAGTTGAATATGTAAACCAATTCCCATATTTGGCATTACAATTAAACCAATTTATGTTCAATTACATTTGGGATTATTGGTTTATAACAATGGGACCAGCAGCTGTAACAGTATTCAACCAGGACATTAGGACTAACAACTATGTAGAGAGCTACCATGCTTCGTTGCTAAGGCTGATAAAGCCTCATCCCAAAGTTTGGGAGTttctaa aaAAGGAGAGAAAAGTTATACATTGA
- the LOC114124800 gene encoding uncharacterized protein LOC114124800 isoform X3 yields MYYKNKVTDTKIYLSCYEKKLEGQCHATAHISSDRNDNRLTLSKRHFHGVREFDLNVPLLRQEITKRALEKTINSYSPRGIYMQTIANFPEAAENYTFLQSVERMRRLRRTFFPQTPRNMANLHDLLMAADNECFAMTLQNPPNRFYQGPLLVEGTVSGVIFCNVANINLIAPDLRNVRVAGCDGTFKTVPKFLENDAYQLFSFQVVFKDVSFPLVHALLIGKTQQIYVELLHYIRNVLPLNYDQLTIITDFEQGLINAVNVVFPESKHQGCYFHYCQAVIRYARNKRNNLFQLFKADNNAARVLRMILALPYLPATQIGDFFPSMEDGFNCIVEYVNQFPYLALQLNQFMFNYIWDYWFITMGPAAVTVFNQDIRTNNYVESYHASLLRLIKPHPKVWEFLKKERKVIH; encoded by the exons ATGTACTATAAGAACAAAGTAACAGATACTAAAAT ttaCTTGTCatgttacgaaaaaaaattggaaggACAGTGCCATGCAACTGCTCATATATCTTCGGACCGCAACGATAATAGGTTGACACTATCAAAACGCCATTTTCATGGTGTCAGGGAATTTGACCTCAATGTTCCACTGCTTCGACAAGAAATAACTAAAAGAGCATTAGagaaaactataaattcatattctcCACGGGGAATTTATATGCAAACAATTGCAAa TTTTCCAGAGGCTGCAGAGAATTATACATTTCTACAGAGTGTAGAGAGGATGCGGCGTTTAAGACGAACGTTTTTCCCTCAGACACCACGAAACATGGCAAATTTGCACGATTTATTGATGGCTGCTGATAATGAGTGTTTTGCAATGACACTACAAAATCCCCCTAACAg GTTTTATCAAGGTCCATTGCTGGTAGAGGGAACCGTGAGTGGTGTCATTTTTTGTAATGTagccaatataaatttaattgcacCAGATTTGAGAAAT gTCCGAGTAGCAGGATGTGATGGAACATTTAAGACCGTTccaaaatttttagaaaatgacgCCTACCAGTTATTTTCTTTCCAAGTTGTATTCAAGGATGTT AGCTTCCCTTTAGTTCATGCCCTTCTAATTGGAAAAACTCAACAAATTTATGTTGAGTTACTTCATTACATTAGAAATGTGCTTCCATTAAATTATGATCAGCTCACAATTATTACTGATTTTGAGCAAGGGCTAATCAATGCAGTAAATGTAGTTTTCCCAGAAAGTAAACACCAAGGGTGTTACTTTCATTACTGTCAA gCAGTAATCAGATATGCCAGAAACAAGAGGAACAACTTGTTTCAATTGTTCAAAGCTGACAATAATGCTGCTCGTGTGCTTCGAAtg ATTTTAGCATTACCATATTTACCTGCTACACAAATTGGTGATTTTTTTCCTTCAATGGAGGATGGTTTTAATTGCATAGTTGAATATGTAAACCAATTCCCATATTTGGCATTACAATTAAACCAATTTATGTTCAATTACATTTGGGATTATTGGTTTATAACAATGGGACCAGCAGCTGTAACAGTATTCAACCAGGACATTAGGACTAACAACTATGTAGAGAGCTACCATGCTTCGTTGCTAAGGCTGATAAAGCCTCATCCCAAAGTTTGGGAGTttctaa aaAAGGAGAGAAAAGTTATACATTGA